A genomic window from Glaciihabitans sp. INWT7 includes:
- a CDS encoding DsbA family protein, protein MNDRTLSPIKIDIWSDVQCPWCYIGKRKFEAGATAFGGDVEVEYHSFELAPDTPVDFDGSPVDYLSQRKGIPVQQVTEMLANVTGIAASVGLEYDYDHVHQTNTVKAHELIHYAKSVGRQLAMKERLLKAYFVDGRHVGRIEDLADLAAEIGLDRAEVVRVLTDETFLPDVKADVAQAIEYGIQGVPFFVIDGKYGVSGAQDATTFANVLEQVRTEREAIQ, encoded by the coding sequence GTGAATGACAGAACCCTGAGCCCCATCAAAATAGACATCTGGTCGGACGTGCAGTGTCCCTGGTGCTACATCGGCAAGCGCAAGTTCGAGGCGGGAGCGACCGCCTTCGGAGGCGATGTCGAGGTGGAGTATCACTCCTTCGAGCTCGCTCCCGACACCCCCGTGGATTTCGACGGCAGCCCGGTCGACTACCTCAGCCAGCGCAAGGGGATCCCGGTGCAGCAGGTGACAGAGATGCTCGCCAACGTCACCGGCATCGCGGCCTCTGTCGGTCTGGAGTACGACTACGACCACGTGCACCAGACCAACACGGTGAAGGCGCACGAGCTCATCCACTACGCGAAGTCGGTGGGTCGCCAGCTGGCGATGAAAGAGCGGTTGCTGAAGGCGTACTTCGTCGACGGTCGACACGTGGGTCGCATCGAGGACCTCGCCGACCTTGCGGCCGAAATCGGCCTCGACCGCGCAGAGGTCGTGCGCGTGCTCACCGACGAGACCTTTCTCCCCGACGTGAAGGCCGACGTCGCCCAGGCGATCGAGTACGGCATCCAGGGCGTTCCCTTCTTCGTGATCGACGGCAAGTACGGGGTGTCGGGGGCACAGGATGCGACCACCTTCGCTAACGTGCTCGAACAGGTACGAACCGAACGAGAGGCCATCCAGTGA